A segment of the Halovivax limisalsi genome:
AGGTACATCACGGCGACGCGATCGCAGATGTGCCGGACGACTGAGAGGTCGTGGGCGATGAAGAGGTAGGTGAGTCCGAACTCCTCCTGTAAGTCCTCGAGGAGGTTGATGATTTCGGCCTGCACGGAGACGTCGAGCGCCGAGACCGGTTCGTCGAGGACGATGAACTCCGGTTCGAGCGCGAGCGTCCGCGCGATACCGATGCGCTGGCGCTGCCCGCCGGAGAACTGGTGCGGGTAGCGGAAGTAGTGTTCCCGCTGGAGGCCGACCGTGGCGAGGAGTTCCTTGACCTTCCGTTGGCGTTCCTGCGGGGTGCCGACCTCGTGGACGTCGAGGGGCTCCCGGACGATCTCCCCGATGGTCATCCGGTCGTTGAGACTCGAATCCGGATCCTGGAACACCATCTGGGCGTTCTTTCGCCACTCGTACAGCTCGTCCCGGGTGAGCGTCGTGATGTCCTTCCCGTCGAAGCGGATCTCGCCGTCGGTGGCTTCCTCGAGTTGGATCAGCGTCCGACCGAGGGTCGTCTTCCCGCAGCCTGATTCGCCAACCAGGCCGAGCGTTTCGCCGCGGTTGATGTCGAACGTGACGCCGTCGACCGCCTTGACGGGGGTGCCACCCAGGAGGCCGCCGCTCTCGTAGTACGTCTTCAATTCGTCGACCTCGATCATCGTCTCGCTCGCTTCCGTCGCCGCGGCCGTGTCGGTCGAAACGGTTTCTTGACTCATTCGTACTCACCTCCGCCGCTCGTGCCGGAATCGTCGGTGGCGTATCCGTGCTGCTGGTGCAGGTTGACCGCACGCTCGGTGGACATGTCCTCGGGATACAGCAGGCAAGCGGCCGTGTGATCGTCGGTCTCCGTATCGACCGGAACGGACGACGGGTGGACGACGGAGCACTCCTCGAACGCTTTCGGACAGCGCGGCTGGAACCGACAGTACGTCGCCTTCTCGTTCGGCGTCGGCACGTTCCCCTCGATCGTCTCGAGTCGATCGCCGGTCTGGGTTCCGGGGATCGCTCGAAGGAGGCCGTTCGTGTAGGGATGCTTCGGCTCCGCGAAGAGCGTCTCGACGTCCGCCGATTCGACGATCTCGCCGGCGTACATGACGTTGACCCGGTCAGTAACGTCGGCGATGACGCCCATGTCGTGGGTAATGAACATGATTCCGACGTCGCGGTCGTCCTGGATCTCGCGGAGTAAATCGAGTATCTGTGCCTGAATCGTCACGTCGAGCGCCGTCGTCGGTTCGTCACAGATGAGCATATCCGGTTCGCAGGCCAGCGCCATCGCGATCACGGCCCGCTGGCGCATGCCGCCCGAGAACTGGTGGGGATACTCGGTCACGCGCCGGCGGGCGTCTGGGATCCCGACCGCTTCGAGCAGGTTGGCCGCTTCCTGGGTCGCCTCCTCTCCGGTGAGTCCCTGATGGAGTTTGAGCGCCTCCTTGATCTGGTTCCCGACGGTGTAGACGGGATTGAGACTCGTCAGCGGATCCTGGAAGATCATGGCGATCCGGCCGCCGCGCATGAGCCGCTGGGATTCGCCCGACAGGTTGGTGATTTCGACGAATCCGTTCGTGATCGACGCTGGGGTCTCCGGATCGCCGTCGACGACGAAGACGAAATCGTCGTCGCTGACGCCGTCGAACGGCTCGGTGAAGCCGGCTCCCACCAGCACCTCCAGGGGAACGTCGGCTTCCCGGTCGAATCCGAACTCGCCCGGCGTCGCCTCGACGGACGGGTGGTCGAAGACCGATTCGGGATCGTAGGTTTCGGAGAGCCGTCCGATGTCTGCGGTTCGATCCGGGAACTGTTCGGCGTACGCCTGGACGGTGTCCAGGTGGTTGAACCGAACCGTACTCCCCTGCAACACTCGCCCCGGCGAGTCGACCAGTCCCATGAGCGAGCGTGCGGTGACGCTCTTTCCCGAGCCGGACTCGCCGACGATTCCGACCGTCTCGCCGGGGTGGATCTCGAACGAGATGCCGTCGACCGCCCGGATGGTCTCCTTCTCGGTGAAGAAGGCCGTCTGGAGGTTGTTCACCGAGATGATCGGTTCCGCCGTCGAGTCGCTCGATTCGATTGGTGATTCCATGGACATTAGCCACCACCTCCGGCAGCTGCGCCTCCCTCTCCACTTTCGATATCCGCCTCCGGATCGATCGCGTCGCGCAAGCCGTCGCCAAGTGCGTTAAACGCCAGGACGACCAGGACGATCATCAGTCCGGAGATGGTGGAGATGTGCCACGCTCCCTGGGAGAGATACGGCTGTCCCGAGGCGATGAGTCGACCCCACTCTGGGGTCGGTGGATTGATTCCCAGCCCGAGGAACGAGAGGGCTGCCGTCGTGATGATGATCCCACCGAGGATCAGCGACGCGTAGATCAGCATGTATCCGGCCACGTACGGCGCCATGTGCTTGCGCATCGTCGTCAGCGGTCGCTGGCCGTAGCTCTTCGCGGCGTCGATCCACTCTTCTTCGGCCACCTGCAGCGAGGGCCCGCGGATGGACCGCCACAGGCTCGGCCAGAAGACGAAGCCGAAGATGAGCGCGAGCAGCAATCCACCGTCCATCGGCTCGGACAACGGGTGATCACTCTGGTTGAACAGCACCGAGATCATCATCACGAGGAGGAACGCGGGAATCGAGATGATCGTGTCGCTCGCCATCACGACGAGGGTGTCTGCAACCCCCTTGTAGTAGGCACTGATCAACGAGAACAGCAGGGCGATCAGACCGCC
Coding sequences within it:
- a CDS encoding ABC transporter ATP-binding protein; translated protein: MSQETVSTDTAAATEASETMIEVDELKTYYESGGLLGGTPVKAVDGVTFDINRGETLGLVGESGCGKTTLGRTLIQLEEATDGEIRFDGKDITTLTRDELYEWRKNAQMVFQDPDSSLNDRMTIGEIVREPLDVHEVGTPQERQRKVKELLATVGLQREHYFRYPHQFSGGQRQRIGIARTLALEPEFIVLDEPVSALDVSVQAEIINLLEDLQEEFGLTYLFIAHDLSVVRHICDRVAVMYLGNIMEIGPTEELFSDPANPYTHALLSAIPEPDPTARGDRITLHGTPPNPRYPPAGCPFSTRCPAHIKPEQFEGVDDDVWTRVVQFREVLNERARADRSIRERVRERIGRETRFGTIEETIEDLFGDLDIPPNVQSEIDEIADIARDRSEAAAVERFNEVFGSICDQEEPEYFDVSGTDHQSFCHRHGSDFQDPEPIIEARHG
- a CDS encoding ABC transporter ATP-binding protein, which produces MSMESPIESSDSTAEPIISVNNLQTAFFTEKETIRAVDGISFEIHPGETVGIVGESGSGKSVTARSLMGLVDSPGRVLQGSTVRFNHLDTVQAYAEQFPDRTADIGRLSETYDPESVFDHPSVEATPGEFGFDREADVPLEVLVGAGFTEPFDGVSDDDFVFVVDGDPETPASITNGFVEITNLSGESQRLMRGGRIAMIFQDPLTSLNPVYTVGNQIKEALKLHQGLTGEEATQEAANLLEAVGIPDARRRVTEYPHQFSGGMRQRAVIAMALACEPDMLICDEPTTALDVTIQAQILDLLREIQDDRDVGIMFITHDMGVIADVTDRVNVMYAGEIVESADVETLFAEPKHPYTNGLLRAIPGTQTGDRLETIEGNVPTPNEKATYCRFQPRCPKAFEECSVVHPSSVPVDTETDDHTAACLLYPEDMSTERAVNLHQQHGYATDDSGTSGGGEYE